One part of the Nitrospinota bacterium genome encodes these proteins:
- a CDS encoding Dabb family protein encodes MVKHIVMFKLAEKNQKNLDEALDALNSLRGNIETLKFLELGTDFLSSERSYDIVLTAFFDDREGLKTYAGHKNHLPVVDKMRSLCSSSIVVDYETE; translated from the coding sequence ATGGTCAAACATATTGTGATGTTTAAGCTGGCAGAAAAAAATCAAAAAAATCTGGATGAAGCCCTGGACGCCCTCAACAGTCTGAGAGGTAATATTGAAACCCTGAAATTCCTGGAATTGGGAACCGATTTTTTAAGCTCCGAAAGAAGCTATGACATCGTTCTCACTGCATTTTTCGATGATCGGGAAGGACTTAAGACATATGCAGGACACAAAAACCATTTACCCGTTGTTGATAAAATGCGCTCGCTCTGCTCGTCATCCATCGTTGTGGATTACGAAACAGAATAG
- the thiL gene encoding thiamine-phosphate kinase, protein MRKIKELGEFGLIHKLSSQINFRASDSILGIGDDCAAYPVKSGKFEVISTDALVEDIHFKLSTIKPETLGRKALSVSLSDIAAMGGTPKRIMVTLGIPKKISVSFLEKLYSGFNEICNHFKVELCGGDTVSSPKCFFINVAVIGEAKRIFSRKGAKPGDLVFVTGTLGDSSLGLKLLAKNKTRGKDHKFLTTKHMDPTPRVKEAEILGRSKIDITSMIDISDGLVQDLHHICESSNVGAQIYEDRLPLSPELIRTCKRSSIPPLPLVLNGGEDYELLFTLPADGVKNLIRQFLKAKVLVTQIGKILKPGGISMKMKNGTLKVLPESEGFNHF, encoded by the coding sequence ATGCGCAAAATAAAAGAACTCGGCGAATTTGGACTCATCCATAAACTTTCATCACAGATCAATTTCCGTGCTTCTGATTCTATTCTGGGCATAGGAGATGATTGTGCTGCTTATCCTGTTAAATCAGGCAAGTTTGAAGTCATTTCCACTGACGCTCTGGTAGAAGACATCCATTTCAAGCTTTCCACGATAAAACCGGAAACTCTGGGACGCAAGGCGCTCTCAGTCAGCCTCAGTGATATTGCGGCAATGGGCGGAACTCCCAAAAGAATAATGGTGACTCTGGGAATACCCAAAAAAATTTCTGTATCATTTCTCGAAAAACTGTATTCCGGATTTAACGAGATATGCAACCATTTTAAGGTAGAACTTTGTGGTGGGGATACCGTCTCATCACCAAAATGTTTTTTCATCAATGTAGCGGTCATAGGAGAAGCAAAACGTATTTTCTCACGTAAGGGTGCAAAGCCGGGGGACCTTGTTTTCGTGACAGGAACATTGGGTGACTCAAGCCTGGGGTTAAAATTACTTGCAAAAAATAAAACGAGAGGCAAAGACCATAAATTCCTGACAACAAAACATATGGATCCCACACCGCGAGTTAAGGAAGCGGAGATTCTGGGTCGTTCCAAAATAGATATCACTTCCATGATAGATATCAGCGACGGTCTGGTTCAGGACCTTCATCATATCTGTGAATCCTCAAATGTTGGGGCCCAAATTTATGAAGATCGGCTGCCCTTATCCCCTGAATTGATTCGCACTTGTAAAAGAAGCTCCATACCCCCTCTTCCACTTGTATTAAATGGTGGAGAGGATTATGAATTACTATTTACTTTGCCTGCTGATGGTGTTAAAAATTTAATCAGGCAGTTTTTAAAGGCTAAAGTGCTTGTTACGCAAATCGGGAAGATCCTCAAACCCGGGGGAATATCAATGAAAATGAAAAATGGAACGTTAAAAGTTCTTCCGGAATCAGAAGGGTTCAATCATTTTTAA
- a CDS encoding DnaJ domain-containing protein → MSWWMGAGLGFLRGGPLGAVIGGTIEHFLGKKLQKKLQESLPGIVHQGEFISCLIIIMTRVAMESGALTPKQVAVIHNFFMKNLGYGSTDLKSVDRLVGEVQSKKPDIYRFVKEYKKSCQNNYNLLLLALCYQIILVENIPDEDTQSLLKTVGLELGLSYDEHNEIRVKYSLEPFKTPYHILGLPSDASNDDIKKAYRKLVSEYHPDRVAQEDEDTFQKAHLKFLEVQSAYQELEKIRKI, encoded by the coding sequence ATGTCATGGTGGATGGGAGCAGGTCTGGGTTTTTTACGTGGCGGTCCTTTAGGTGCCGTTATTGGCGGAACCATTGAACATTTTTTAGGTAAAAAACTCCAGAAAAAACTGCAGGAAAGTTTACCCGGTATAGTTCATCAAGGCGAGTTTATTTCCTGCCTGATTATTATTATGACTCGTGTGGCTATGGAGTCCGGCGCGTTGACTCCTAAACAAGTGGCCGTGATCCATAATTTTTTTATGAAAAACCTGGGTTATGGTTCTACTGATTTGAAATCGGTTGACAGGTTGGTGGGTGAAGTGCAGTCCAAAAAACCGGATATTTACCGATTCGTAAAGGAATACAAAAAGTCTTGTCAGAATAATTACAACCTTTTGCTTCTTGCCCTCTGTTATCAAATTATTTTGGTGGAGAATATTCCTGACGAAGACACCCAGTCACTTTTAAAAACGGTTGGGTTGGAATTGGGGTTGTCCTACGACGAACATAATGAAATCAGAGTGAAATATTCACTTGAGCCTTTCAAGACTCCATATCATATACTGGGTCTTCCTTCCGATGCTTCGAATGATGATATCAAAAAAGCATATAGAAAATTAGTCAGCGAGTATCACCCTGACAGGGTTGCTCAAGAAGATGAAGATACATTCCAGAAAGCCCATTTGAAATTTCTTGAAGTTCAGTCGGCCTACCAGGAATTGGAAAAAATTCGGAAAATTTAA
- a CDS encoding HlyC/CorC family transporter produces the protein MDFATTLILVLIGILLEAFFSGSEIGMVSVNRIKMKQLAEEGSSAAKSILKLLENPERLFTTTSLGTNLTMVASTAVFTAFMVTHFGDSGEWMAMLVISPMIFFLGEITPKVIFQHRADSIMLIMIYPLIFFYKILSPFTIWLSKVSAKFTDRVQLSSDGEHKTFSRDQLRGVLSLESQTVDLGATEKKIIHNIFNFGELRAEHCMVPLIQMSAIKDTATLIEAHDVANDSGFSRVPVFHERMYNLIGILNTFDLLDQPVDHSPITGLIRPAYYVPPGKKVDDLLKELQQRGLHVAIVVDEYGGCVGLITIEDLLEKIVGEIEDEYDKPEKTYKPYADGGYLVEGNTEISVLNDALNWELPTGEYETLAGLAIERLEKIPNSGDQILVGSYRLTVKEASKRKIQSLIIRKLDPPQETDSNTEKATTP, from the coding sequence ATGGATTTTGCAACAACACTGATATTGGTACTCATCGGGATTCTGTTGGAAGCTTTTTTTTCCGGTTCTGAAATCGGGATGGTTTCTGTAAACCGGATAAAAATGAAGCAGCTTGCTGAAGAAGGGAGCTCTGCCGCCAAATCCATCTTGAAATTACTGGAAAATCCCGAAAGACTTTTCACTACAACTTCTCTGGGAACCAATCTCACTATGGTCGCCAGCACAGCTGTGTTCACCGCTTTTATGGTCACCCACTTTGGAGATTCCGGAGAATGGATGGCCATGCTGGTTATTTCTCCAATGATTTTTTTTCTGGGAGAAATCACTCCTAAAGTTATTTTTCAGCATCGCGCTGATTCCATTATGCTGATCATGATCTATCCCCTGATTTTTTTCTATAAAATCTTGTCGCCATTTACTATATGGCTGTCTAAAGTATCGGCAAAGTTTACTGATCGTGTGCAACTGTCTTCCGATGGTGAGCATAAAACTTTCAGCAGGGATCAGCTCAGAGGTGTATTGAGTCTGGAGTCACAAACTGTAGATCTTGGTGCAACTGAAAAGAAAATCATTCACAACATTTTCAACTTTGGAGAGCTAAGAGCAGAGCATTGCATGGTTCCCCTTATACAAATGAGTGCCATTAAAGATACAGCCACACTGATTGAGGCGCATGACGTGGCGAACGATTCAGGTTTCTCACGTGTACCCGTGTTTCATGAGAGAATGTATAACCTTATTGGGATTCTAAATACCTTCGACCTTTTAGACCAGCCTGTTGACCACAGCCCAATCACTGGTCTCATCAGACCCGCATATTACGTTCCTCCAGGTAAAAAAGTTGACGACCTGCTTAAAGAACTTCAGCAAAGAGGTCTACATGTTGCCATTGTTGTGGATGAGTATGGAGGATGTGTCGGTTTAATAACGATTGAGGACCTACTGGAAAAAATTGTTGGTGAAATCGAAGATGAATACGACAAACCCGAGAAAACATATAAACCCTATGCAGACGGTGGATATTTGGTTGAAGGCAACACCGAAATCAGCGTTCTCAATGACGCCCTCAACTGGGAACTCCCTACTGGCGAATACGAAACTCTTGCAGGTTTGGCTATAGAACGTTTGGAAAAAATTCCAAATTCTGGCGACCAGATCCTGGTCGGCTCATATCGGTTAACCGTCAAAGAAGCAAGTAAACGCAAAATCCAATCCCTGATAATCCGTAAGCTGGATCCGCCTCAGGAAACAGACTCCAATACTGAAAAAGCAACGACTCCTTAA
- a CDS encoding HlyC/CorC family transporter: MDDSLISRSLILLFLLLCSAFFSACEVAYFSLNSLQLNEMSENKGRMGRIVNSLLEKPRELLITIYIGNEFVNIAISVVITSIAINIFGSIGVGIAIGGGTLLLLVFGDIIPKSISIKYAQPYALFAAYPLKAFAQLVQPAQKLFTVWTEKIIGSMGILPHGIKESPITDEEFRAMVQVGEGEGVIDSDERELIQNVIEFGETTVGEIMTPKIDMFTVNIENSLDEILPRIIENFYSRVPVYGNEEEDIVGILFTKDLTRLKHLPREKVNLKSILHPTISVPKSKKIKEMLEEFRKSKRHMAIVLDEYGSVCGLVTLEDVLEELVGEIDSEMRQEELPLKKQSDKNYRIAGAYSLAEFNESFQSELPEDDYDTVGGYVFGLFGRIPRSGESTTVDRFKFRVEKMKGSRILSLFLTLMTPPVEEETNKEINEMLED; the protein is encoded by the coding sequence TTGGACGATTCATTAATATCCCGTTCACTCATATTATTGTTTTTACTTTTGTGTTCGGCTTTTTTTTCAGCCTGTGAGGTCGCTTATTTCTCTCTAAACTCTCTTCAGCTTAATGAGATGTCAGAGAATAAAGGGCGCATGGGTAGAATAGTAAACTCCCTCCTGGAAAAACCGAGAGAACTGCTCATCACAATTTATATTGGCAATGAGTTCGTCAATATAGCTATATCTGTTGTTATCACATCCATAGCCATCAATATTTTTGGAAGTATCGGGGTGGGTATTGCAATTGGCGGTGGCACTTTACTCCTGCTGGTTTTTGGTGACATCATTCCCAAAAGTATTTCTATAAAGTATGCCCAGCCATACGCCCTATTCGCCGCATATCCATTAAAAGCCTTTGCCCAGCTTGTCCAGCCCGCACAAAAGCTGTTTACTGTCTGGACAGAAAAGATTATTGGTTCCATGGGAATACTGCCTCACGGCATCAAAGAATCCCCTATAACAGATGAGGAATTTCGTGCCATGGTACAGGTGGGCGAAGGGGAAGGTGTCATCGATTCAGATGAAAGGGAATTGATCCAGAATGTGATTGAGTTTGGTGAAACAACAGTAGGAGAGATCATGACTCCGAAAATAGATATGTTCACCGTAAATATTGAGAACAGTTTGGATGAAATCCTACCCAGAATAATTGAAAACTTTTATTCCAGGGTTCCTGTGTATGGTAATGAAGAAGAAGATATCGTGGGCATTTTGTTCACAAAGGACCTCACACGGCTTAAACACTTGCCTCGGGAAAAGGTAAATCTGAAAAGCATTCTTCACCCTACAATCTCCGTTCCGAAGTCAAAAAAAATCAAGGAAATGTTAGAAGAATTCAGAAAATCAAAAAGGCATATGGCCATCGTTCTTGACGAATATGGAAGTGTCTGTGGGCTGGTAACACTGGAAGACGTCCTTGAGGAACTGGTGGGAGAAATCGACAGTGAAATGCGGCAGGAGGAACTCCCGTTAAAGAAACAGAGTGATAAAAATTATCGCATTGCTGGAGCATACAGCCTGGCAGAGTTCAATGAAAGTTTCCAAAGCGAATTGCCTGAGGATGATTATGACACCGTCGGTGGATACGTTTTCGGATTATTTGGCAGGATTCCCCGGTCGGGTGAATCAACCACTGTTGACAGGTTTAAATTCCGTGTCGAAAAAATGAAAGGCTCAAGAATCCTGAGTCTATTCCTGACTCTTATGACCCCGCCTGTCGAGGAAGAGACAAACAAAGAAATTAATGAGATGTTAGAAGACTAA